DNA from Halogeometricum sp. S1BR25-6:
AGGCGAACATGCAGGACGTGATGATCGAAGAGGAGTACGAGGAGATGGTCGAAATCATCCCCGTCAGCCACATCAGCGAAGTGCTCGACGTGGCGCTCGAGGGCGAACCCGAGAAGGACTCGCTCGTCGACCGCCTCAAGAGCATCACCGGCTCCGCGTTCAAGCCGGAGCAGGTGTCCGGGCCGTCGAGCCCGAGCCCGCAGTAACCGCCGGATGCCCGATTGGGCGACGTTCGCCGCGTTTGCGAGCGTCGTCACGGCAGGGCTGCTGATTCTCTCGTTCGCCTCCCGAGGCGCTATTTTACCCGACGACGAGCGGCCGCACCGCGCGGTCGGCGACGGGAGCGAAGACGAGGACGGGGACGGCGACGTTCGAGCGGCGCCGGCCGACCCCGAGGGGTCGTCGGACCGAGCGCGGAAGCCGTCCGGGGGCACCCCAGACCACCGGGAAGTCGTCCTCCCGAAGTCCGGCGTCCGCTACCGGTTGGACCCGGTACGCGAGGACGAAGACGAAGACGGAAACGGGGTCGAAGCCGGAGGCATTCCGGAGCTATCGACCGCCGAACTGCTCGCCAACGTCGCGTTCTCGCAGGGACTATTCGCCGTCTTCCTCCTCGCGGGCGCGTGGTACGCGCAGGTTCCCCGCTCGGCGTTCGGCGCGGGACCGGATTCCCTCTCCGTCCCGGCCCTCGTCGGCGGCGCCGCACTCGGCGTCGTCCTCTACGTCGTCAATCAGGTCGGGGCCGCGCTGGGGGCCGCACGCGGACTCGGGAACGCCGAGGAACTCAGGGAGGCGCTCGCGCCCGACACCCCCGCCGGCTGGGTCGTCCTCCTCTTCTTCGTTCTCCCGCTCATCGCGGGGTTCGAGGAACTGCTCTTCCGCGGCGCCCTTATCGGCGCCTTCGCCGCCGGGTTCGGCGTCTCGCCGTGGCTCCTCGCCGTCGTCTCGTCCGTCGCGTTCGCCCTCGGACACAACGCCCAGGGGCGCCTCGGCGTGCTCGTCACCGGGGCGCTCGGGTTCGTCCTCGCGGCGGCGTACGTCCTCACGGGAAGCCTGTTCGCCGTCGTGTTAGCACACTACCTCGTGAACGCCCTGGAGTTCGTCGTCCACGAGGGCCTCGAACTCGACTGGGCAGGGCGGCTGACGTAGCCTCGAGAGCGAGCTACTCCGATTCCAGCGCCCGCAGCCGTCGAGCCACCTCGTCGGGCGTCGCTCCCGCGGCGTCCGTGAGGCGGTGGTC
Protein-coding regions in this window:
- a CDS encoding CPBP family intramembrane glutamic endopeptidase, with the translated sequence MPDWATFAAFASVVTAGLLILSFASRGAILPDDERPHRAVGDGSEDEDGDGDVRAAPADPEGSSDRARKPSGGTPDHREVVLPKSGVRYRLDPVREDEDEDGNGVEAGGIPELSTAELLANVAFSQGLFAVFLLAGAWYAQVPRSAFGAGPDSLSVPALVGGAALGVVLYVVNQVGAALGAARGLGNAEELREALAPDTPAGWVVLLFFVLPLIAGFEELLFRGALIGAFAAGFGVSPWLLAVVSSVAFALGHNAQGRLGVLVTGALGFVLAAAYVLTGSLFAVVLAHYLVNALEFVVHEGLELDWAGRLT